In Oryzihumus leptocrescens, the following are encoded in one genomic region:
- a CDS encoding bifunctional [glutamine synthetase] adenylyltransferase/[glutamine synthetase]-adenylyl-L-tyrosine phosphorylase: MSTSSRATSRTGTLARLGFAEPERAGTLLADPALAGLTDPFDDVFEDGLPDALGAVADPDLALLGLVRLMEALRATDPDHEDGSPEVRELVAALRHAGPGRDRLLALLGASSALVDHLVSHPGDWTYAAHARRRGPHERRAAMVAAVTDRGERTAYDALRVAYRRELLGIAALDLTADDPVVELPFTAQALADLAAASLEAALAIAREEADGEDPGCRFAVIGMGKAGGRELNYVSDVDVIFVAEPAEGADEDAALAYATQLATGLMRACSASTPEGTLWPVDAALRPEGKQGPLVRTVASHRHYYERWAKTWEFQALLKARPVAGDPALGQAYLDAVQPLVWQAASREHFVEDVQAMRRRVEDHVPTAEAPRQLKLGPGGLRDVEFSVQLLQLVHGRADETLRSGTTLEALAALSRGGYVGRDDAAVLDESYRLLRTLEHRIQLFRLRRTHLMPTAEPDLRRLGRAIGHRRDPAKSVVAQWQQQAREVRRLHERLFYRPLLTAAAKLSSDDSRLTPEAAVERLAALGFRDPAGALRHLEALTTGVSRRAAIQRTLLPVMLQWFADEADPDAGLLSFRRISESLGTTHWYLKMLRDEGSAAERLAHVLARSRFAADLLTRAPESVAILGDAGGLTPRSREALLTTMGAAVKRHTTPEDAMNAARVVRRQELFRIAVADLTGQLDLAGVGRALTDLTAAVLQAALDVATARVEGDRGRPLGTRLLVVGMGRLGGGEMGYGSDADVMFVHEPEPGVGEEDAQSAAVAVVQEVRRLLGAAGPDPQLVVDADLRPEGKAGPLARSLSSYRAYYDRWSLTWERQALLRAAPVAGDVALGEEFVALIDPLRWPEGGIPDPAVREIRTLKARMESERLPRGGDPRTHFKLGLGGLSDVEWTVQLLQLQHAHQVTGLRTTGTLEALAAAEEAGLLPAEDAEALRRAWTFTSALRNAAVLWRGRPVDSLPSDLRDADGIGRIVGRRAATGHELAEAYRRTARRARKAVVAHFYESDPA, translated from the coding sequence GTGAGCACCTCGTCGCGAGCCACCAGCCGCACAGGGACGTTGGCGCGGCTGGGATTCGCCGAGCCGGAGCGCGCCGGGACGCTGCTCGCCGACCCCGCGCTGGCCGGGCTGACCGACCCCTTCGACGACGTGTTCGAGGACGGCCTGCCCGACGCGCTCGGTGCCGTCGCCGACCCGGACCTCGCCCTGCTGGGCCTGGTCCGGCTGATGGAGGCCCTGCGCGCCACCGACCCCGACCACGAGGACGGCAGCCCCGAGGTGCGCGAGCTGGTCGCCGCCCTGCGCCACGCCGGGCCCGGCCGGGACCGGCTGCTCGCCCTGCTCGGCGCGTCCTCGGCGCTGGTCGACCACCTCGTCAGCCACCCCGGGGACTGGACGTATGCCGCGCACGCCCGCCGGCGCGGACCGCACGAGCGGCGGGCCGCCATGGTGGCGGCCGTGACCGACCGCGGTGAGCGGACGGCATACGACGCGCTGCGGGTGGCCTACCGCCGCGAGCTGCTGGGCATCGCGGCCCTGGACCTGACCGCCGACGACCCGGTGGTCGAGCTGCCCTTCACGGCGCAGGCGCTGGCCGACCTCGCCGCGGCCTCGCTGGAGGCGGCGCTGGCGATCGCCCGCGAGGAGGCCGACGGGGAGGACCCCGGGTGCCGGTTCGCCGTCATCGGGATGGGCAAGGCCGGCGGCCGGGAGCTCAACTACGTCAGCGACGTCGACGTCATCTTCGTCGCCGAGCCGGCCGAGGGCGCCGACGAGGACGCGGCGCTGGCCTACGCCACGCAGCTGGCCACCGGGCTCATGCGGGCCTGCTCGGCCTCCACCCCCGAGGGCACCCTGTGGCCGGTCGACGCGGCGCTGCGACCCGAGGGCAAGCAGGGCCCGCTGGTGCGCACCGTGGCCAGCCACCGGCACTACTACGAGCGGTGGGCCAAGACGTGGGAGTTCCAGGCGCTGCTCAAGGCCCGCCCCGTCGCCGGGGACCCCGCGCTGGGCCAGGCCTACCTCGACGCGGTGCAGCCGCTGGTGTGGCAGGCGGCCAGCCGGGAGCACTTCGTCGAGGATGTGCAGGCCATGCGCCGCCGGGTCGAGGACCACGTGCCCACCGCCGAGGCGCCACGCCAGCTCAAGCTCGGGCCGGGCGGGCTGCGCGACGTGGAGTTCAGCGTGCAGCTGCTCCAGCTCGTGCACGGCCGGGCCGACGAGACGCTGCGCTCCGGCACGACCCTGGAGGCACTGGCGGCGCTGTCGCGCGGTGGCTACGTCGGGCGGGACGACGCCGCCGTGCTGGACGAGTCCTACCGCCTGCTGCGCACGCTGGAGCACCGGATCCAGCTCTTCCGGCTGCGCCGCACCCACCTCATGCCGACCGCCGAGCCCGACCTGCGCCGGCTCGGCCGGGCCATCGGGCACCGCCGCGACCCGGCGAAGTCCGTGGTGGCGCAGTGGCAGCAGCAGGCCCGCGAGGTGCGCCGGCTGCACGAGCGGCTGTTCTACCGCCCGCTGCTGACCGCCGCGGCGAAGCTGAGCTCGGACGACTCCCGGCTCACCCCGGAGGCCGCCGTCGAGCGGCTCGCCGCGCTCGGCTTCCGCGACCCCGCCGGCGCCCTGCGCCACCTCGAGGCGCTCACCACCGGGGTCAGCCGCCGGGCCGCGATCCAGCGCACGCTGCTGCCGGTGATGCTGCAGTGGTTCGCCGACGAGGCCGACCCCGACGCCGGGCTGCTGTCCTTCCGCCGGATCAGCGAGTCGCTGGGCACCACCCACTGGTACCTCAAGATGCTGCGCGACGAGGGCAGCGCCGCCGAGCGGCTCGCCCACGTCCTGGCCCGCAGCCGGTTCGCCGCGGACCTGCTCACCCGGGCGCCGGAGTCGGTGGCGATCCTCGGCGACGCGGGCGGGCTCACCCCCCGCAGCCGGGAGGCGCTGCTCACGACGATGGGGGCCGCGGTCAAGCGGCACACCACCCCCGAGGACGCCATGAACGCCGCCCGGGTCGTGCGCCGTCAGGAGCTCTTCCGTATCGCGGTCGCGGACCTCACCGGGCAGCTGGACCTCGCGGGGGTCGGCCGGGCGCTGACCGACCTCACCGCCGCGGTCCTGCAGGCAGCCCTCGACGTGGCCACCGCGCGGGTTGAGGGCGACCGTGGCCGGCCGCTGGGCACCCGGCTGCTGGTGGTCGGCATGGGCCGGCTCGGGGGCGGGGAGATGGGCTACGGCTCCGACGCCGACGTCATGTTCGTGCACGAGCCGGAGCCGGGTGTCGGCGAGGAGGACGCCCAGTCGGCCGCCGTCGCCGTGGTCCAGGAGGTCCGGCGGCTGCTCGGCGCGGCCGGGCCGGACCCCCAGCTCGTCGTCGACGCCGACCTGCGCCCAGAGGGCAAGGCCGGCCCGCTCGCCCGCAGCCTGTCCTCCTACCGGGCGTACTACGACCGGTGGTCGCTGACCTGGGAGCGGCAGGCGCTGCTGCGCGCGGCCCCGGTCGCCGGCGACGTGGCGCTGGGTGAGGAGTTCGTGGCCCTCATCGACCCGCTGCGCTGGCCCGAGGGCGGGATCCCGGACCCGGCGGTGCGCGAGATCCGGACACTGAAGGCCCGGATGGAGTCCGAGCGGCTGCCCCGCGGCGGCGACCCGCGCACCCACTTCAAGCTGGGCCTGGGCGGCCTGTCCGACGTGGAGTGGACGGTGCAGCTGCTCCAGCTGCAGCACGCCCACCAGGTGACGGGGCTGCGCACGACCGGCACCCTCGAGGCGCTCGCCGCGGCCGAGGAGGCCGGGCTGCTGCCGGCCGAGGACGCCGAGGCGCTGCGCCGCGCGTGGACCTTCACGTCCGCGCTGCGCAACGCGGCGGTGCTGTGGCGCGGCCGGCCGGTGGACTCCCTGCCCAGCGACCTGCGCGACGCCGACGGGATCGGGCGGATCGTGGGGCGCCGGGCGGCCACCGGGCACGAGCTGGCCGAGGCCTACCGTCGCACCGCCCGCCGGGCCCGCAAGGCGGTCGTCGCGCACTTCTACGAGTCCGACCCCGCCTGA
- a CDS encoding glycosyltransferase family 4 protein translates to MDVGLVVEQCRAAVPGGTGRYTAELAQALMAAAEGTASLTGWVAEAVRAPELGLPIRSLHLAPQALARVWERGLGPGIRGADVVHAPTLLVPPRRRGQQLVVTIHDVVPWTHPETLTPRGVRFHQRMGARAAREASLVLTPTEAVAAQVRTILDPRAEVRALPPGRSSLPVPDDPTAVRAALGIEPGPYVLFVGTAEPRKGLDVLLEAFAEPVLAGCRLVVAGPSGWGGVDVQAQARSRGLEPVVHVTGRVTDTELAALYAGAAALAMPSRAEGFGLPVLEAMSCGVPVVTSDDPALVEVGAGATLVAPVGDHACLAQQLATAVNEPSPGGRLAAMGRTRSADFDWQATGRSLWSLYRGL, encoded by the coding sequence GTGGATGTCGGGCTCGTCGTCGAGCAGTGCCGCGCTGCCGTCCCGGGGGGCACCGGGCGCTACACCGCCGAGCTGGCTCAGGCCCTGATGGCGGCGGCGGAGGGGACCGCCTCGCTGACCGGCTGGGTCGCCGAGGCCGTTCGGGCCCCGGAGCTCGGGCTGCCGATCCGGTCGTTGCACCTGGCGCCGCAGGCGTTGGCGCGCGTGTGGGAGCGCGGCCTCGGGCCCGGCATCCGCGGGGCCGACGTGGTGCACGCGCCCACCCTCCTGGTCCCGCCACGACGGCGAGGACAGCAGCTCGTCGTCACCATCCACGACGTCGTGCCGTGGACGCATCCGGAGACGTTGACGCCGCGAGGGGTGCGCTTCCACCAGCGCATGGGGGCCCGGGCTGCCAGGGAGGCGAGCCTGGTCCTCACGCCCACCGAGGCGGTCGCCGCGCAGGTGCGGACGATCCTCGACCCGCGGGCCGAGGTGCGGGCCCTGCCGCCGGGACGCTCCTCGCTCCCGGTGCCCGATGACCCCACCGCGGTCCGCGCCGCGCTGGGCATCGAGCCCGGCCCCTATGTCTTGTTCGTCGGCACGGCCGAGCCACGCAAGGGCCTCGACGTCCTGCTCGAGGCGTTTGCCGAGCCGGTGCTGGCCGGGTGCCGGCTCGTCGTCGCGGGCCCCTCGGGCTGGGGTGGTGTGGACGTCCAGGCGCAGGCGCGGTCCCGGGGGCTCGAGCCCGTGGTCCACGTGACCGGCCGGGTCACCGACACCGAGCTCGCGGCCCTGTATGCCGGGGCCGCCGCCCTCGCGATGCCGTCCCGGGCGGAAGGCTTCGGCCTGCCGGTGCTGGAGGCCATGTCCTGCGGCGTGCCGGTGGTGACGTCGGACGACCCGGCGCTGGTCGAGGTGGGTGCGGGAGCCACCCTGGTCGCGCCCGTCGGCGACCACGCGTGCCTTGCCCAGCAGCTCGCGACGGCCGTCAACGAGCCCTCCCCGGGAGGGCGACTCGCCGCGATGGGCCGGACGAGGAGCGCGGACTTCGACTGGCAGGCCACAGGCCGGTCGCTATGGTCGCTGTACCGGGGGTTGTGA
- a CDS encoding glycosyltransferase family A protein, which produces MEHQVDTSLVEDRVRALRTSAEDVVVSDLHEQPAPQARIEAAVRSASGGRVIVAVPNVARPALVGRLLLGMGDAELPAPAAGGWFTRERLDRLFAAEGYQPLPQQQAATLPAVTGNTLEDLLRATAARAGATDDAWLVRAYEAPDPKDLLAREPFLSVLVRTQGRRTEAFRDALLCLSAQTCDDFEVLVLGHDLTPEDTATVQGVIAEQADFLRSRTRYVPVSGGGRTAPLNAGAAAARGRYIGFLDDDDLVMAHWVEVFRDAAKGCDERRIVRALAVEQSVETFEDGGFRSTSWPSRRWDVEMDLLSHLVDNHSPLNSYAYPRAAFSEFGFRFDPDLPVLEDWDLLVRSASLLGVADTPEVSSIYRRWPAHTNSFSELAQEKWLDLGWQVASGWDSQPLLLPAGTASRLRREGMIVLKFRPLKDRVRDKVQRTADAWAPRLSSTPLYRPLRAFYRRIRAVSSSRAIDNG; this is translated from the coding sequence GTGGAGCACCAGGTGGACACGTCTCTCGTCGAGGACCGGGTGCGAGCCCTGCGAACCAGCGCCGAGGACGTCGTGGTCAGCGATCTTCACGAGCAGCCTGCGCCCCAGGCGCGCATCGAGGCGGCCGTCCGGTCCGCCTCCGGGGGTCGCGTCATCGTCGCCGTGCCCAACGTGGCCCGGCCCGCCCTGGTGGGGCGCCTCCTCCTGGGTATGGGCGACGCTGAGCTTCCGGCGCCGGCTGCGGGTGGATGGTTCACCCGCGAGCGACTCGACCGCCTGTTCGCCGCCGAGGGCTACCAGCCGCTCCCCCAGCAGCAGGCCGCAACCCTTCCTGCCGTCACGGGCAACACGCTGGAGGACCTGCTGCGGGCGACGGCCGCCCGGGCCGGGGCCACCGATGACGCCTGGCTGGTGCGCGCCTACGAAGCCCCCGACCCCAAGGACCTGCTCGCCCGCGAACCCTTCCTGTCCGTGCTGGTGCGCACGCAGGGCCGGCGCACCGAGGCGTTCCGGGACGCGTTGCTGTGCCTGTCAGCCCAGACCTGCGACGACTTCGAGGTCCTCGTGCTGGGTCACGACCTGACCCCCGAGGACACGGCCACCGTGCAGGGCGTGATTGCCGAACAGGCCGACTTCCTGCGGTCGCGGACCCGCTACGTGCCGGTCAGCGGCGGTGGCCGGACGGCACCACTCAACGCCGGCGCGGCCGCGGCCCGTGGCCGCTACATCGGCTTCCTCGACGACGACGACCTCGTGATGGCCCACTGGGTCGAGGTGTTCCGCGACGCCGCGAAGGGCTGCGACGAGCGACGCATCGTGCGTGCCCTGGCCGTCGAGCAGTCGGTGGAGACCTTCGAGGACGGCGGTTTCCGCTCGACGAGCTGGCCCAGCCGCCGGTGGGACGTCGAGATGGACCTGTTGTCGCATCTCGTGGACAACCACTCCCCGCTCAACAGCTACGCCTACCCGCGGGCGGCCTTCTCCGAGTTCGGGTTCCGCTTCGACCCCGACCTCCCCGTGCTCGAGGACTGGGACCTCCTGGTGCGCTCGGCCTCCCTGCTCGGCGTGGCCGACACGCCCGAGGTGTCGTCGATCTACCGGCGCTGGCCGGCACACACGAACTCCTTCAGTGAGCTCGCGCAGGAGAAGTGGCTCGACCTCGGATGGCAGGTGGCGAGCGGCTGGGACTCCCAGCCCCTGCTGCTGCCCGCCGGCACCGCGAGCCGCCTGCGGCGCGAGGGCATGATCGTGCTCAAGTTCCGGCCGCTGAAGGACCGTGTCCGCGACAAGGTCCAGCGCACGGCCGACGCGTGGGCGCCCCGGCTCTCGAGTACGCCGCTGTACCGGCCACTGCGGGCGTTCTACCGGCGCATTAGGGCTGTCTCATCGTCGCGCGCCATCGACAACGGCTAA
- a CDS encoding carboxypeptidase-like regulatory domain-containing protein translates to MSPRPARALLCAALLAGSALGVTAPAFADDAAITGHVTDAATGAPVQACLSATSESTWETVDTCTDEAGAYSLPAGAGDGWVVQASADGYALEYARGHYDWNSADRLSSPGTADFALVRASAVHATFREASGAPVPWAWVEAVDPVTGETVATNGADDQGVLDLSVRAGRVELHVEAGARDVWLGGDGTRAQAQVYTVPADGPLELGDVALPAPTRIVGRLTDATGAPVPDVCAQALAGGWGEGCSDADGRYAVEVNPGATQVQLYSRNPDFASSWLGGSYTKASAATITAVAHQDVTVDQVVPRAARIATRAVAADGSPVEGACPTVYLGRTTENALASGDCSGPDGTISLTSVPATGVTLSLTSPRGVITWAPGRAVQRHATVLQPAAGATITVPDVRMLTGRSVVGRVVDAATGAPVPGVWVTTAYGPRMGGPDGGHAVQTDANGQYELDDLSGNSISLVAWDMGYDYAPDWTGDAPLESRAVAVHLGATPATADFALQRGGVVDATVTKADGSPLDGSWVVDAYSKDGKAYGSSSDLYPAGDTSLTIRGLPDAPLRIRLQDPESGQVFWYGGKDAEAATPVKVKPGQTLHLTITQPAS, encoded by the coding sequence GTGTCACCACGCCCTGCCCGCGCGCTCCTGTGCGCGGCACTCCTGGCCGGCTCCGCGCTCGGGGTCACCGCCCCGGCGTTCGCGGACGACGCCGCCATCACCGGTCACGTCACCGACGCCGCGACCGGCGCACCGGTGCAGGCCTGCCTGTCCGCCACGAGCGAGAGCACGTGGGAGACCGTCGACACCTGCACCGACGAGGCCGGTGCCTACAGCCTGCCGGCCGGCGCCGGGGACGGCTGGGTCGTCCAGGCCTCCGCGGACGGTTACGCGCTCGAGTACGCGCGGGGCCACTACGACTGGAACTCCGCCGACCGGCTGAGCTCGCCCGGCACCGCCGACTTCGCCTTGGTCCGTGCCAGCGCGGTCCACGCCACGTTCCGGGAGGCCAGCGGCGCCCCGGTCCCGTGGGCCTGGGTGGAAGCCGTCGACCCGGTCACGGGGGAGACCGTCGCGACGAACGGCGCCGACGACCAGGGTGTGCTGGACCTGTCGGTGCGTGCCGGCCGGGTCGAGCTGCACGTGGAGGCCGGAGCGCGGGACGTCTGGCTGGGCGGGGACGGCACCCGCGCCCAGGCGCAGGTCTACACCGTGCCGGCGGACGGCCCGCTCGAGCTCGGCGACGTGGCGCTGCCGGCGCCGACGCGCATCGTCGGCCGCCTGACCGACGCCACCGGTGCGCCGGTGCCCGACGTCTGTGCGCAGGCGCTGGCGGGCGGCTGGGGCGAGGGATGCAGCGACGCCGACGGACGCTATGCCGTCGAGGTCAACCCCGGCGCCACCCAGGTGCAGCTCTACTCCCGCAACCCCGACTTCGCCTCCTCGTGGCTGGGCGGGTCGTACACCAAGGCCAGTGCCGCGACGATCACGGCCGTCGCGCACCAGGACGTCACGGTGGACCAGGTCGTCCCCCGCGCCGCCCGGATCGCCACGCGGGCGGTGGCCGCCGACGGGAGCCCCGTGGAGGGGGCGTGCCCGACCGTCTACCTCGGCCGGACCACGGAGAACGCGCTGGCCAGCGGTGACTGCTCCGGTCCCGACGGGACGATCTCGCTCACCTCGGTGCCGGCCACCGGGGTCACGCTGAGCCTGACCAGTCCCCGCGGCGTCATCACCTGGGCCCCGGGCAGGGCGGTGCAGCGGCACGCCACGGTCCTGCAGCCGGCGGCCGGCGCGACGATCACCGTCCCGGACGTCCGGATGCTCACCGGACGCTCGGTCGTCGGCCGCGTCGTCGACGCCGCGACGGGCGCCCCGGTGCCGGGGGTGTGGGTCACCACGGCGTACGGCCCACGGATGGGCGGTCCGGACGGCGGGCACGCGGTGCAGACCGACGCCAACGGGCAGTACGAGCTGGACGACCTGAGCGGGAACAGCATCTCCCTGGTCGCGTGGGACATGGGCTACGACTACGCCCCCGACTGGACCGGTGACGCGCCTCTGGAGAGCCGAGCAGTGGCGGTCCACCTCGGCGCGACCCCGGCGACGGCCGACTTCGCCCTGCAGCGCGGAGGTGTCGTCGACGCCACGGTGACCAAGGCCGACGGGTCGCCCCTGGATGGCTCCTGGGTCGTCGACGCCTACAGCAAGGACGGCAAGGCCTACGGCTCCAGCAGCGACCTCTACCCCGCCGGCGACACCTCGCTGACCATCCGTGGCCTGCCCGACGCTCCGCTGCGGATCCGGCTGCAGGACCCCGAGTCGGGCCAGGTGTTCTGGTACGGCGGCAAGGACGCCGAGGCCGCCACGCCGGTGAAGGTCAAGCCCGGCCAGACGCTGCACCTGACCATCACGCAGCCGGCGAGCTGA
- a CDS encoding glycosyltransferase family 4 protein: MDATALPTFRGGVGRYVDELVKHLPEVGADVEVVCQERDVELYTSIVGWQQVHAIPAWAASPPRRLAWEQTGLPRVIARRRPDVVHSPHYTMPLVNGRRGGPRQVVTLHDATFFSDPDLHLGLKSRFFTQWTHASARRADALLVPSEATKAEVLRHTEAQPDTIRVIAHGVDHRRFRRPSGDEVREVRDWLGLGATDRYITFLGTLEPRKNVPGLVRAFGQVATAMECPPVLVLAGGKGWDGQIDAALAELPERLRVIRPGFVPDHLLPGLLGGADVVAYPSFGEGFGLPVLEAMACGATVLTTDRLSLPEVGGDTVAYARTPDKDDIAATLWQLLADPELCDRLGESAAGRAATFGWMQTARAHLEAYELVAHAAARRARVGEGRPQLV, encoded by the coding sequence ATGGACGCCACGGCGCTCCCGACGTTCCGGGGCGGGGTGGGCCGCTACGTCGACGAGCTCGTCAAGCACCTGCCCGAGGTGGGCGCCGACGTCGAGGTGGTCTGTCAGGAGCGGGACGTCGAGCTCTACACCTCCATCGTGGGCTGGCAGCAGGTGCACGCGATACCGGCCTGGGCGGCCTCGCCGCCGCGGCGTCTGGCATGGGAGCAGACGGGCCTGCCCCGGGTGATCGCCCGTCGCCGCCCGGACGTCGTGCACTCGCCGCACTACACGATGCCGCTGGTCAACGGCCGCCGCGGTGGCCCCCGGCAGGTGGTCACCCTGCACGACGCGACCTTCTTCAGCGACCCCGACCTGCACCTGGGCCTCAAGTCCCGGTTCTTCACGCAGTGGACCCACGCGTCCGCGCGTCGCGCGGACGCGCTGCTCGTCCCCAGCGAGGCCACCAAGGCCGAGGTGCTGCGACACACCGAGGCCCAGCCCGACACCATCAGGGTGATCGCCCACGGGGTGGACCACCGCCGTTTCCGGCGCCCTAGCGGCGACGAGGTGCGCGAGGTGCGCGACTGGCTGGGTCTGGGCGCGACCGACCGCTACATCACCTTCCTCGGCACGCTCGAGCCGCGCAAGAACGTCCCCGGCCTGGTGCGAGCCTTCGGGCAGGTGGCCACCGCGATGGAGTGCCCGCCCGTGCTGGTGCTGGCCGGCGGCAAGGGGTGGGACGGGCAGATCGACGCCGCGCTGGCTGAGCTGCCCGAGCGCCTCCGGGTGATCCGGCCCGGGTTCGTGCCCGACCACCTCCTTCCCGGCCTGCTCGGCGGCGCCGATGTGGTCGCCTACCCCAGCTTCGGCGAGGGCTTCGGCCTCCCGGTGCTGGAAGCCATGGCCTGCGGCGCGACGGTGCTCACCACGGACCGGCTGTCCCTCCCGGAGGTGGGTGGCGACACCGTCGCCTACGCCCGGACTCCCGACAAGGACGACATCGCGGCGACGCTCTGGCAGCTGCTCGCCGACCCGGAGCTGTGCGACCGCCTCGGGGAGTCGGCGGCAGGGCGCGCAGCCACCTTCGGCTGGATGCAGACGGCGCGGGCACACCTGGAGGCCTACGAGCTGGTCGCCCATGCCGCGGCGCGCCGGGCCCGCGTCGGCGAGGGCAGGCCCCAGCTCGTCTGA